A genomic region of Zalophus californianus isolate mZalCal1 chromosome 11, mZalCal1.pri.v2, whole genome shotgun sequence contains the following coding sequences:
- the SIGIRR gene encoding single Ig IL-1-related receptor isoform X6 yields the protein MAGLCDRAPDFLSPTGNQALGPTVGSVVALNCTAWVVSGPHCPLPSVQWLKDRLPLGDGSHYDLHEDSWVKDNLSEVLVSSVLGVNLTRAEDYGAFTCSIRNVSSSSFTLWRAALSPGPAGHVAAVLASLLVLLALLLAALLYVKCRLSVLRWYQDACGEVEMNDGKLYDAYVSYSDSPEDRKFVNFILKPHLERRRGYKLFLDDRDLLPRAEPSADLLVNLSRCRRLIVVLSDAFLGRAWCSHSFREGLCRLLELTRRPIFITFEGQRRDPVHPALHLLRQHRHLVTLLLWRPGSVAPSSDFWKELQLALPRKVRYRAMEGDPQTRLQDDKDPMLIVQGHVSEDRTLNLQLDPDPEGDLGVRGPVFGEPLAPPHASGVSLGEGRGSEVDVSDLGSRNYSARTDFYCLVSEDDV from the exons GCCTCTGTGACAGGGCCCCTGACTTCCTCTCCCCCACTGGAAACCAGGCCCTGGGGCCCACCGTGGGCAGTGTAGTGGCTCTGAACTGCACAGCCTGGGTGGTCTCTGGGCCCCACTGTCCCCTACCCTCAGTCCAGTGGCTGAAAGACAGGCTGCCGCTGGGCGATGGGAGCCACTATGACCTCCATGAAGACTCCTG GGTCAAGGACAACTTATCAGAGGTGCTTGTGTCCAGTGTTCTGGGGGTCAACCTGACCCGTGCTGAGGACTATGGGGCCTTTACCTGCTCCATCCGGAATGTCAGCTCCTCTTCCTTCACTCTTTGGAGAGCTG CTCTGTCCCCAGGCCCAGCGGGCCACGTGGCCGCGGTGCTGGCCTCTCTGCTGGTGCTGCTGGCTCTGCTCCTGGCGGCCCTGCTCTACGTGAAGTGTCGCCTCAGTGTCCTGCGCTGGTACCAAGACGCCTGCGGGGAGGTGGAGATGAACG ACGGGAAGCTCTACGACGCCTACGTCTCCTACAGCGACAGCCCCGAGGACCGGAAGTTCGTGAACTTCATCCTGAAGCCGCACCTAGAGCGGCGTCGGGGCTACAAGCTCTTCCTGGATGACCGCGACCTCCTGCCGCGCGCGG AGCCCTCCGCGGACCTGCTGGTGAACCTGAGCCGCTGCCGGCGCCTCATCGTGGTGCTGTCGGACGCCTTCCTGGGCCGGGCCTGGTGCAGCCACAGCTTCCG GGAGGGCCTGTGCCGGCTGCTGGAGCTCACGCGCAGACCCATCTTCATCACCTTCGAGGGTCAAAGGCGCGACCCGGTGCACCCCGCGCTCCACCTGCTGCGCCAGCACCGCCACCTGGTGACCCTGCTGCTCTGGAGGCCCGGCTCCGTG GCGCCTTCTTCAGATTTTTGGAAAGAGCTGCAGCTGGCGCTGCCACGGAAGGTGCGGTACAGAGCAATGGAGGGAGACCCCCAGACCAGGTTGCAGGATGACAAAGACCCCATGCTTATTGTACAAGGCCACGTCTCAGAGGATCGGACCCTGAACCTGCAGCTGGACCCCGACCCCGAGGGGGACCTGG GTGTCCGAGGGCCAGTCTTTGGGGAGCCATTAGCGCCACCGCATGCAAGTGGGGTCTCGCTTGGAGAGGGCCGGGGCAGCGAGGTAGATGTCTCCGACCTCGGCTCCCGCAACTACAGCGCCCGCACGGACTTCTACTGCCTGGTGTCCGAGGATGATGTGTAG
- the SIGIRR gene encoding single Ig IL-1-related receptor isoform X5, whose amino-acid sequence MCGHGLCDRAPDFLSPTGNQALGPTVGSVVALNCTAWVVSGPHCPLPSVQWLKDRLPLGDGSHYDLHEDSWVKDNLSEVLVSSVLGVNLTRAEDYGAFTCSIRNVSSSSFTLWRAALSPGPAGHVAAVLASLLVLLALLLAALLYVKCRLSVLRWYQDACGEVEMNDGKLYDAYVSYSDSPEDRKFVNFILKPHLERRRGYKLFLDDRDLLPRAEPSADLLVNLSRCRRLIVVLSDAFLGRAWCSHSFREGLCRLLELTRRPIFITFEGQRRDPVHPALHLLRQHRHLVTLLLWRPGSVAPSSDFWKELQLALPRKVRYRAMEGDPQTRLQDDKDPMLIVQGHVSEDRTLNLQLDPDPEGDLGVRGPVFGEPLAPPHASGVSLGEGRGSEVDVSDLGSRNYSARTDFYCLVSEDDV is encoded by the exons GCCTCTGTGACAGGGCCCCTGACTTCCTCTCCCCCACTGGAAACCAGGCCCTGGGGCCCACCGTGGGCAGTGTAGTGGCTCTGAACTGCACAGCCTGGGTGGTCTCTGGGCCCCACTGTCCCCTACCCTCAGTCCAGTGGCTGAAAGACAGGCTGCCGCTGGGCGATGGGAGCCACTATGACCTCCATGAAGACTCCTG GGTCAAGGACAACTTATCAGAGGTGCTTGTGTCCAGTGTTCTGGGGGTCAACCTGACCCGTGCTGAGGACTATGGGGCCTTTACCTGCTCCATCCGGAATGTCAGCTCCTCTTCCTTCACTCTTTGGAGAGCTG CTCTGTCCCCAGGCCCAGCGGGCCACGTGGCCGCGGTGCTGGCCTCTCTGCTGGTGCTGCTGGCTCTGCTCCTGGCGGCCCTGCTCTACGTGAAGTGTCGCCTCAGTGTCCTGCGCTGGTACCAAGACGCCTGCGGGGAGGTGGAGATGAACG ACGGGAAGCTCTACGACGCCTACGTCTCCTACAGCGACAGCCCCGAGGACCGGAAGTTCGTGAACTTCATCCTGAAGCCGCACCTAGAGCGGCGTCGGGGCTACAAGCTCTTCCTGGATGACCGCGACCTCCTGCCGCGCGCGG AGCCCTCCGCGGACCTGCTGGTGAACCTGAGCCGCTGCCGGCGCCTCATCGTGGTGCTGTCGGACGCCTTCCTGGGCCGGGCCTGGTGCAGCCACAGCTTCCG GGAGGGCCTGTGCCGGCTGCTGGAGCTCACGCGCAGACCCATCTTCATCACCTTCGAGGGTCAAAGGCGCGACCCGGTGCACCCCGCGCTCCACCTGCTGCGCCAGCACCGCCACCTGGTGACCCTGCTGCTCTGGAGGCCCGGCTCCGTG GCGCCTTCTTCAGATTTTTGGAAAGAGCTGCAGCTGGCGCTGCCACGGAAGGTGCGGTACAGAGCAATGGAGGGAGACCCCCAGACCAGGTTGCAGGATGACAAAGACCCCATGCTTATTGTACAAGGCCACGTCTCAGAGGATCGGACCCTGAACCTGCAGCTGGACCCCGACCCCGAGGGGGACCTGG GTGTCCGAGGGCCAGTCTTTGGGGAGCCATTAGCGCCACCGCATGCAAGTGGGGTCTCGCTTGGAGAGGGCCGGGGCAGCGAGGTAGATGTCTCCGACCTCGGCTCCCGCAACTACAGCGCCCGCACGGACTTCTACTGCCTGGTGTCCGAGGATGATGTGTAG
- the PKP3 gene encoding plakophilin-3, which translates to MQDGNFLLSALQPEAGVCSLALPSDLQLDRRGAEGPDAEQLRAARVQEQVRARLLQLGQQARHNGAAEPEGATEAARGTSRGQYHTLQAGFSSRSQGLGGDNTSTFRHIAKPTYSPASWSSRSAVDLSSSRRLSSAHNGGSTFGVAGYRGAQPAVPMPTRPLSFHERAGMGSRVDYDTLSLRSLRLGAGGLDDRYSVVSEQLEPPAASAYRPFAYEHQASSSRAGALDWPEATEGPPSRTIRAPAMRTLQRFQGSHRSRIGAGAAPGGVLEPVARAPSVRSLSLSLADASHLPDMRGLDSYGGHRTLQRLSSGFDDIDLPSAVKYLMASDPNLQVLGAAYIQHKCYSDAGAKKQARSLQAVPRLVKLFNHANQEVQRHATGAMRNLIYDNADNKLALVEESGIFELLRTLREQDDELRKNVTGILWNLSSSDHLKDRLARDTLEQLTDLVLSPLSGAGGPPLIQQNASEAEIFYNATGFLRNLSSASQATRQKMRECHGLVDALVTYINHALDVGKCEDKSVENAVCVLRNLSYRLYDEMPPSALQRLEGRGRRDMAGAPPSEVVGCFTPQSRRLRELPLTADTLTFAEVSKDPKGLEWLWSPQIVGLYNRLLQRCELNPHTTEAAAGALQNITAGDRRWAGVLSRLALGQERILNPLLDRVRTADHHQLRSLTGLIRNLSRNARNKDEMSTKVVSHLIEKLPGSVGEKSPPADVLVNIIAVLNNLVVASPIAARDLLYFDGLRKLVFIKKKRDSPDSEKSSRAASSLLANLWQYSKLHRDFRAKGYRKEDFLGP; encoded by the exons GCACATCCCGCGGTCAGTACCACACCCTGCAGGCTGGCTTCAGTTCCCGCTCCCAGGGCCTCGGTGGGGACAACACCTCT ACCTTCCGGCACATTGCCAAGCCCACCTACAGCCCTGCCTCCTGGTCTTCTCGCTCAGCTGTGGACCTGAGCTCCAGTCGGAGGCTGAGCTCTGCCCACAACGGGGGCAGCACCTTTGGGGTTGCAGGGTACAGGGGAGCCCAGCCCGCTGTACCCATGCCTACCCGGCCCCTATCCTTCCATGAGCGCGCTGGGATGGGCAGCCGGGTGGACTATGACACCTTGTCCCTGCGCTCGctgaggctgggggctggaggcctGGATGACCGCTACAGCGTGGTGTCCGAGCAGCTGGAGCCCCCGGCTGCCTCTGCCTACAGGCCCTTCGCCTATGAGCACCAGGCCAGCTCCAGCCGGGCAGGGGCCCTGGACTGGCCGGAGGCTACCGAGGGGCCGCCCAGCCGGACCATCCGTGCACCGGCCATGCGGACCCTCCAGCGATTCCAGGGCAGCCATCGCAGCCGCATCGGGGCTGGGGCGGCGCCAGGGGGTGTCCTGGAGCCTGTGGCCCGAGCACCGTCTGTGCGCAGCCTCAGCCTGAGCCTGGCTGACGCCAGCCACCTGCCAGATATGCGTGGACTAGACAGCTACGGCGGCCACCGCACTCTGCAGAGGCTCAGCAGCGG atttgatGACATTGACCTGCCCTCGGCAGTCAAGTACCTCATGGCCTCAGACCCCAACCTGCAGGTGCTGGGAGCAGCCTACATCCAGCACAAGTGCTACAGCGATGCTGGAGCCAAGAAGCAG GCCCGCAGCCTTCAGGCCGTGCCCAGGCTGGTGAAGCTCTTCAACCATGCCAACCAGGAGGTGCAGCGCCACGCCACGGGTGCCATGCGCAACCTCATCTACGACAACGCGGACAACAAGCTGGCCCTGGTGGAGGAGAGTGGCATCTTCGAGCTGCTGCGGACGCTGCGTGAGCAAGATGACGAGCTGCGCAAGAACGTCACAG ggaTCCTATGGAACCTGTCCTCCAGCGACCATCTGAAGGACCGCCTGGCCCGAGACACACTGGAGCAGCTCACGGACCTGGTGCTGAGCCCCCTCTCCGGGGCCGGGGGACCACCCCTCATCCAGCAGAATGCCTCCGAGGCTGAAATCTTCTATAATGCCACAGGGTTCCTCAG GAACCTCAGCTCAGCTTCCCAGGCCACTCGCCAGAAGATGCGTGAGTGCCACGGGCTGGTGGATGCCCTGGTCACCTACATCAACCATGCCCTGGACGTGGGCAAGTGCGAGGACAAG AGCGTGGAGAATGCTGTGTGCGTGCTGAGGAACCTGTCCTACCGCCTGTATGACGAGATGCCGCCATCAGCCCTACAGCGGCTCGAGGGCAGGGGCCGCAGGGACATGGCTGGGGCGCCGCCCAGCGAGGTGGTGGGCTGCTTCACGCCTCAGAGCCGGCGGCTTCGAGAG ctgcccctcacgGCCGACACACTCACCTTCGCCGAGGTGTCTAAGGACCCCAAGGGTCTCGAGTGGCTGTGGAGCCCCCAGATCGTAGGACTGTACAATCGGTTGCTGCAGCGCTGTGAGCTCAACCCACACACGACTGAGGCGGCCGCTGGGGCGCTGCAGAACATCACCGCGGGCGACCGCAGG TGGGCGGGCGTGCTGAGCCGCCTGGCTCTGGGGCAGGAGCGTATCCTGAACCCGCTGCTGGACCGGGTTCGGACCGCTGACCACCACCAGCTGCGCTCACTGACTGGCCTCATCCGAAACCTGTCTCGGAATGCCAGGAACAAGGATGAGATGT CCACCAAGGTGGTGAGTCACCTGATTGAGAAGCTTCCCGGCAGCGTGGGTGAGAAGTCCCCCCCAGCCGATGTGCTGGTCAACATCATCGCAGTGCTCAACAATCTGGTGGTGGCCAGTCCCATTGCCGCCCGGGACCTGCTCTACTTTGACGGGCTCCGAAAGCTGGTCTTCATCAAGAAGAAGCGGGACAG TCCCGACAGTGAGAAGTCCTCCCGAGCAGCCTCCAGCCTCTTGGCCAACCTGTGGCAGTACAGCAAGCTTCACCGAGACTTCCGGGCG AAGGGCTATCGAAAGGAGGACTTCCTGGGCCCATAG